The following proteins are encoded in a genomic region of Spirosoma sp. SC4-14:
- a CDS encoding DNA methyltransferase: MPSQQEISRGGASIGRIDLYKRGCFVLETKQGTNTPDQQKAAERAELGLAPEKRRQGHAVRGTTKWGQMMQTARQQALRYVRALPASEPQPLFVLVIDVGYCIDLYSNFAGVGDQYVPFPDQTRYRLPLSKLAEEETRAMLRQIWTDPRELDPSRRAARVTRELAEYLAKLSTQLEKVGHAPDLVAQFLMRCLFTMFSEDVGLIPKESFTGMLRQYAQPELRGLLPEALESLWHTMDTGGFSPDLKARLRKFNGKLFHDARALPLSADQIDLLLKAAEADWTAVEPAIFGTLLERALDPRERHSLGAHYTPRRYVERLVLPTVLEPLRREWAAAQAAAAQLLNEGKDKNARAELERFLRRLTSIKILDPACGSGNFLYVTLEHLKRLEGEVLAAINSYGQTALLNLSGGTTISPRQLLGLELNPRAAAIADVVLKIGYLQWHLRTHGMSELPQPLLDEYENIHHQDAVLQHGPPVARIDASGQFVTRWDGITTKFHPMTGQSIPDESARVTVYDYPNPRPAEWPQADFIVGNPPFVGPARMRDALGDGYTEALRKTYKDRVPDSADLVMYWWYNAAEQVKQGYAERFGFITTNSLKQTFNRRVMQPFLEGDIPALTLKFAIPDHPWVESADGAAVTIAMTVAEKNTHLSSGAHLSGLLLTVKTASVPVGDDAAEVSFERKEGRILANLTIGVEVDTALPLKANEKLASRGFQLMGSGFIISYSKALELGLEKIPGLSRHIRPYRNGRDLTDKPRIVYVIDLFGLSAQQVLDNYPLVYQHVLDNVKPERDQNNRASYRDNWWVFGEPRSNFRPAIGTLSRYIATVETAKHRIFQFLDTSILPDNKLVAIALEDPFYLGVLSSRIHVIWTLATGSDLGGNTPVYVKSRSFDPFPFPDAAPYQQSSIRELAEQLDALRKRQQDAHPTLTLTDLYNVVEKLRKGETLSAKEQTINQQGLASVVLSLHQQIDAAVADAYGWPHDLPDSELLTRLVQLNHERAAEEAAGHIRYLRPEYQAPGVGPKQQLGINLPASAAVTGAPSAASRQEWPKGLAQQMQAVRDVVQQAGVPLNAKQVAALFQRTKPEKVQPLLDTLATLALIRQTPEHSYAL, translated from the coding sequence ATGCCTTCCCAGCAGGAAATTTCAAGAGGGGGGGCTTCAATTGGTCGGATTGACCTCTATAAACGCGGCTGTTTTGTGCTGGAGACCAAACAGGGAACCAATACCCCTGATCAGCAAAAGGCGGCCGAGCGCGCCGAACTGGGATTGGCTCCGGAAAAACGTCGACAAGGTCACGCCGTACGGGGCACGACCAAATGGGGGCAGATGATGCAGACCGCCCGCCAGCAGGCATTACGGTACGTGCGGGCCTTACCGGCCAGTGAACCTCAACCTTTGTTTGTGCTGGTTATCGACGTTGGGTACTGTATCGATCTTTACAGCAATTTTGCGGGGGTTGGCGATCAGTACGTACCTTTTCCCGATCAGACCCGCTACCGGCTACCGCTCTCGAAGCTAGCCGAAGAAGAAACGCGGGCGATGTTACGGCAGATCTGGACTGATCCGCGCGAACTGGACCCCAGTCGCCGGGCGGCCCGCGTGACCCGGGAACTGGCCGAATACCTGGCTAAACTCTCCACCCAATTAGAGAAAGTCGGACATGCGCCCGATCTGGTTGCACAGTTCCTGATGCGTTGCCTGTTTACCATGTTTTCGGAGGACGTTGGGTTAATTCCGAAAGAATCGTTTACGGGAATGCTGCGTCAATACGCACAACCCGAATTACGGGGACTTCTGCCCGAGGCTTTAGAATCGCTATGGCATACGATGGACACCGGCGGCTTTTCGCCCGATCTAAAGGCAAGGTTACGCAAATTCAACGGTAAGCTTTTTCACGATGCCAGAGCATTGCCATTATCGGCCGATCAGATTGACTTACTTCTCAAAGCGGCTGAAGCCGATTGGACGGCCGTCGAACCCGCTATTTTTGGCACGCTTCTGGAACGGGCCTTAGATCCCCGCGAACGGCATAGTTTAGGGGCTCACTATACCCCGCGCCGATACGTCGAACGATTGGTATTGCCGACAGTGTTGGAGCCGCTGCGTCGGGAATGGGCAGCGGCTCAGGCTGCGGCCGCTCAGTTATTAAATGAGGGAAAAGATAAAAACGCCCGCGCCGAACTGGAACGATTTCTACGGCGGTTAACCAGCATCAAAATTTTGGACCCTGCCTGTGGTTCGGGCAACTTCTTGTACGTAACGCTCGAGCACCTGAAGCGCCTGGAAGGTGAAGTCTTGGCCGCAATCAATTCGTATGGACAAACGGCACTGCTTAACCTTAGCGGAGGTACGACTATTTCGCCCAGGCAACTGTTGGGCCTGGAATTGAACCCGCGTGCGGCAGCAATTGCCGACGTAGTGTTAAAGATTGGCTATTTACAGTGGCATCTACGGACTCACGGCATGAGCGAATTGCCGCAGCCGCTATTGGATGAATACGAAAACATACACCATCAAGACGCCGTATTGCAGCACGGCCCGCCAGTTGCGCGCATTGATGCTAGTGGCCAATTTGTTACGAGGTGGGATGGAATAACGACCAAGTTTCACCCCATGACTGGCCAGTCCATACCTGATGAATCCGCCCGAGTGACGGTCTACGACTACCCCAACCCACGACCCGCCGAGTGGCCGCAAGCTGATTTTATCGTTGGTAATCCACCGTTCGTTGGTCCCGCCCGCATGCGTGATGCATTAGGCGATGGCTATACGGAAGCCCTACGAAAAACATACAAGGACAGAGTACCTGATTCGGCTGATTTGGTCATGTACTGGTGGTACAATGCAGCCGAACAGGTGAAACAAGGATATGCCGAACGGTTCGGTTTTATCACGACCAATAGTCTAAAGCAAACCTTCAATCGGCGTGTCATGCAGCCGTTTTTAGAAGGTGATATACCCGCATTAACGTTGAAGTTTGCCATACCTGATCATCCTTGGGTTGAAAGCGCAGACGGCGCGGCCGTAACCATTGCTATGACAGTTGCGGAAAAAAATACCCATTTAAGTTCTGGCGCACATCTATCGGGGCTGTTACTAACTGTAAAGACAGCTAGTGTTCCTGTAGGTGATGATGCGGCAGAAGTCTCTTTCGAAAGAAAAGAAGGAAGGATATTAGCTAATCTGACAATAGGTGTAGAGGTAGATACTGCGTTACCACTAAAGGCAAACGAAAAATTAGCGAGTCGTGGTTTTCAACTTATGGGCTCAGGATTCATTATTTCTTATAGCAAAGCACTAGAATTAGGTTTGGAAAAGATTCCTGGTTTATCCAGACACATACGGCCTTACCGCAATGGAAGAGATTTAACAGATAAACCAAGAATAGTTTACGTAATCGACTTATTTGGTTTGTCTGCTCAACAAGTTTTAGATAATTACCCTCTAGTTTACCAACATGTTCTTGACAATGTAAAACCCGAACGTGACCAAAATAATAGAGCATCATACCGGGATAACTGGTGGGTATTTGGCGAGCCTAGGAGTAATTTCAGGCCAGCGATAGGTACCCTCTCTCGTTACATTGCTACTGTTGAAACAGCTAAACATCGGATCTTTCAGTTTCTCGATACAAGTATCTTGCCAGACAATAAGTTAGTTGCTATTGCCTTAGAAGACCCTTTCTATTTAGGAGTTTTATCGAGTAGGATTCATGTAATATGGACGCTGGCGACGGGTAGCGATTTAGGAGGTAATACGCCTGTTTATGTCAAATCTCGTTCTTTTGACCCCTTCCCATTTCCCGATGCCGCACCATATCAGCAGAGCTCTATTCGTGAACTAGCTGAACAGTTAGACGCTCTCCGGAAACGACAACAGGACGCCCACCCTACACTAACACTAACCGATCTGTACAACGTAGTTGAAAAGTTGCGGAAAGGTGAAACCCTTAGCGCCAAAGAGCAGACCATTAATCAGCAAGGTTTGGCATCGGTAGTACTCAGTTTGCATCAACAAATTGATGCAGCCGTAGCCGATGCCTACGGATGGCCGCACGATCTGCCCGACAGCGAACTGTTAACCCGTTTAGTGCAACTTAATCACGAACGGGCCGCTGAGGAAGCCGCTGGGCATATTCGCTATCTACGGCCCGAATACCAGGCTCCGGGCGTTGGACCGAAACAACAGCTAGGTATCAACCTGCCTGCCTCCGCAGCCGTAACCGGTGCCCCGTCTGCCGCTAGCCGCCAGGAATGGCCGAAAGGGTTGGCCCAACAAATGCAGGCCGTCCGCGATGTCGTTCAGCAGGCGGGTGTTCCGCTAAATGCAAAACAGGTAGCCGCCTTATTCCAACGGACCAAACCGGAAAAAGTACAGCCCTTGTTAGATACACTGGCCACGCTAGCACTGATCCGACAAACTCCCGAGCACTCGTACGCCCTTTAG
- a CDS encoding tetratricopeptide repeat-containing sensor histidine kinase — MKRFFIVLFNLLCCHAVWAQTAKIDSLNRLISQASSDTARINLINKKISLLTDVNLDSAISLGLRNVAFARRIKYRQGEAFARLRLAHCYTFKGNYSAVKENLTLAESAYNSLQDSAYLLKVYNAYGTMYGMQSKYDSAITFYEKSIGIAERNSYSAGLGNMYLNVGIAYDMLSNRPQALRFEQKALTLAEAKHSLHDQAICLVNMANLYKGMGDLKGAERRYQKAIKLAQQEGIKSIELYSYTNLADTYTSMHENPKAYEFAMKAAVLGKEMGDDGIQASSLSTAAANLAELHKFTEAEKLNRQAMAIADGSQQPLNIHQSYSTMGSILKLQGKYAEAIPYYEKSFAVLKDADIYDSQTADNYAELSECYEKTGNYHRALDAYKTAAAITDSVRGKENIRKATEMSMNYEFEKKQQAVQAEQQKQEAIARARQLALLAGLMLMLLLALVLFYAYRTKQKANTLLETQKEQLQEQKNLLELQKEQLQTTLSELRSTQRQLVQAEKMATMGKLTKGIVDRILNPLNYINNFALAARELLHELTDITQKNQDSLPQTDREDLEDTTTMLSQNLEKINEHGSSTARILQDMKKLLKERSSNFAVTDINAFLEQHANASLQIAKKAQSQTLPVELSFSLTSQPLEVNLLPHEFSQVLVSLIDNSCYSLLEKSRRIEGFVGKINVHTELIDDHVRIQVKDNGRGMPTKELSQLFSPFFTTKPTAKGTGLGLFMSKEVIEYLQGQMSIDSIEGEGTVVTIVLPLAAAESLV; from the coding sequence ATGAAGCGCTTTTTTATTGTATTGTTTAATTTACTTTGTTGCCATGCTGTCTGGGCCCAGACAGCCAAGATCGATAGCCTGAATCGGCTCATCAGTCAGGCTTCCAGCGATACTGCCCGGATAAATCTAATCAATAAAAAGATTAGTTTGTTAACTGATGTCAATCTGGACTCGGCAATAAGTCTGGGGCTGCGGAATGTTGCCTTCGCCCGACGTATTAAGTACAGGCAGGGGGAAGCCTTTGCCCGGTTGCGGTTGGCGCACTGTTATACATTCAAAGGCAATTATTCGGCTGTTAAAGAAAACCTGACGTTGGCCGAATCGGCTTATAATTCGCTTCAGGATTCTGCTTACCTGCTCAAAGTATATAATGCCTATGGTACTATGTATGGGATGCAGAGCAAATACGACAGCGCCATCACGTTCTACGAGAAAAGCATTGGCATTGCCGAGCGGAATAGCTATTCGGCTGGGTTAGGAAATATGTATCTGAACGTAGGAATTGCCTACGACATGCTTTCTAATCGGCCTCAGGCGTTGCGATTCGAGCAAAAGGCGCTGACTCTGGCCGAAGCCAAACACAGTTTGCATGACCAGGCCATTTGTCTGGTGAATATGGCTAACTTGTATAAGGGCATGGGCGATTTGAAAGGTGCCGAACGGCGCTATCAGAAAGCGATCAAACTGGCCCAGCAGGAGGGAATCAAAAGCATCGAACTCTATTCCTATACCAATCTGGCCGATACCTACACGAGCATGCATGAAAACCCAAAAGCCTATGAGTTTGCCATGAAAGCGGCCGTGTTGGGTAAAGAGATGGGTGATGATGGTATTCAGGCATCGAGTTTATCGACGGCTGCGGCCAATCTGGCTGAACTGCATAAATTTACGGAAGCCGAAAAGCTGAACCGACAGGCAATGGCTATTGCCGACGGCTCGCAGCAACCGCTCAATATTCATCAGTCGTATTCAACCATGGGGTCGATCCTGAAACTTCAGGGTAAATACGCGGAGGCTATCCCCTATTACGAAAAAAGCTTTGCGGTGTTAAAAGATGCGGATATCTATGATTCGCAAACGGCTGACAATTATGCGGAATTATCGGAATGTTACGAAAAAACGGGCAACTACCACCGGGCATTGGATGCCTATAAAACGGCCGCTGCTATTACAGATTCGGTGCGAGGAAAAGAAAACATTCGGAAAGCAACCGAAATGTCGATGAACTATGAGTTCGAAAAAAAGCAGCAGGCCGTTCAGGCAGAACAACAAAAACAGGAAGCCATTGCCCGGGCCCGCCAACTGGCGCTGCTTGCCGGACTGATGCTGATGCTCCTGTTGGCGCTGGTGTTGTTTTACGCCTATCGGACCAAACAAAAGGCCAATACGTTGCTGGAAACGCAAAAAGAACAACTACAGGAGCAAAAGAACCTGCTTGAACTTCAGAAAGAACAACTACAGACGACCCTTTCCGAGCTTAGGTCGACCCAACGGCAATTGGTGCAGGCCGAGAAAATGGCCACAATGGGTAAACTAACCAAAGGAATTGTCGACCGTATTCTGAACCCGCTAAATTATATCAACAACTTTGCGCTGGCCGCCAGAGAACTGCTGCACGAATTGACTGACATAACCCAGAAAAATCAGGACAGTTTGCCGCAAACCGATCGGGAAGATCTGGAAGACACAACAACCATGCTGAGTCAGAATCTGGAGAAAATCAACGAGCACGGTAGCAGCACGGCCCGGATTTTGCAGGATATGAAAAAATTACTCAAAGAACGATCTTCCAACTTTGCCGTAACCGATATTAATGCATTTCTGGAACAACATGCCAATGCGTCGCTGCAAATAGCAAAGAAAGCGCAGTCTCAGACACTACCCGTAGAACTCAGTTTTTCCCTGACTTCCCAGCCGCTGGAAGTAAACCTGTTGCCCCATGAATTTAGCCAGGTACTGGTAAGCCTTATCGACAATTCCTGTTATTCGCTATTGGAAAAAAGCCGCCGAATTGAGGGCTTTGTCGGTAAAATTAATGTACATACCGAATTGATTGACGACCACGTACGGATTCAGGTAAAAGACAACGGCCGGGGAATGCCCACCAAAGAGCTGAGCCAGCTATTCAGTCCTTTTTTCACCACAAAGCCAACGGCCAAAGGCACGGGCCTGGGTTTGTTTATGAGTAAAGAAGTAATTGAATACCTACAGGGGCAGATGAGCATCGACTCCATCGAAGGCGAGGGCACCGTTGTTACCATTGTGTTGCCATTGGCCGCGGCCGAAAGCCTTGTCTGA
- a CDS encoding enoyl-CoA hydratase-related protein has translation MYENLLYTVADGVCRITLNRPQVYNALSPGLIQDITSAMLAAGNDDSVRVVVLTGAGDKAFCSGADLKEGVATAATAGGQLNLGDSLRNGYHPMIKAMRNLAKPIIGRINGIAAGAGCSLALACDLLVCTDESYFSQIFVNIGLMPDAGSTFFLPRLVGSQRAFELCSTGRRVYGPEAAQLGLVNRSVPAAELDKAVDDWVVYYAAAPTRAIGAMKKVLNKSLYSDLDQQLEQEADNQNELGSSADAMEGIGAFLMKRKAIFSGK, from the coding sequence ATGTACGAAAATCTGCTTTACACGGTTGCTGACGGCGTTTGCCGGATTACGCTCAATCGGCCACAGGTCTATAACGCACTCAGTCCAGGGCTCATTCAGGACATTACATCGGCCATGCTAGCTGCCGGAAACGACGACAGTGTGCGCGTGGTGGTGCTGACGGGCGCTGGCGATAAGGCATTCTGCTCGGGTGCCGACCTGAAAGAAGGCGTGGCCACAGCCGCCACTGCTGGCGGTCAGTTGAACCTCGGCGATTCGCTGCGCAACGGCTACCACCCCATGATTAAAGCCATGCGCAATCTGGCCAAACCCATCATTGGGCGCATCAATGGCATTGCGGCCGGTGCCGGTTGCTCGCTGGCCCTTGCCTGCGACCTGCTGGTCTGTACCGACGAGTCATATTTCAGCCAGATTTTCGTGAACATTGGGCTTATGCCCGATGCCGGTTCTACGTTTTTCCTGCCCCGGCTGGTTGGCTCGCAACGAGCGTTTGAGCTGTGCAGCACAGGTCGGCGCGTTTACGGCCCCGAAGCTGCTCAACTGGGGCTGGTGAATCGCTCCGTACCGGCTGCCGAGCTGGACAAGGCGGTAGACGATTGGGTTGTTTATTATGCGGCTGCGCCTACCCGCGCAATCGGTGCAATGAAAAAAGTTTTAAATAAATCGCTCTATTCTGACCTCGACCAGCAGTTGGAGCAAGAAGCTGACAATCAAAATGAACTGGGCAGTTCGGCCGATGCGATGGAAGGCATTGGCGCCTTCCTGATGAAGCGTAAAGCAATTTTTTCCGGCAAATAG
- a CDS encoding FG-GAP-like repeat-containing protein, giving the protein MYYFLPRAWFACLGGLFALCWSILATTAQGQGFIPQQGGSNPFNGVTNQPPGASPTLADLDGDGDLDMTLANSDGTLQYYRNMGGSPPVYVKADCPIQPPSGASDKNLKFSFGDIDGDGDLDALTGNKDGLIIPYLNNGSKTNPLFAQKTNPLFAQTSSKPIRTLPRAARASSAQAQLEDIRYPEEGYSYVSLADFDKDGDLDLLIITGVAIHYWLNIGTATQADYQELTECDNPFYGITRSGNYSNPIVGDLDGDGDLDVALSGTPILYYRNIGTPQSPRFVQVIGDSNPFNDLNLGFGSQLELGDLDGDGDLDLIVGQYSGPVTYYQNVLQITQQPTPGNLVSCAGNTVSTSVQATGVQPITYQWYRYSQTTDVPVDGQTSPTLTLTNIQPEDAGVYYVLVSGGGGSLFSEAFNLIVQSATITQQPASSSTVTAGSDVMVPVSVGGPIYNYQWYQNGDPVADQTSATLSLTSVTSGQAGDYVLVATSSCNSVTTTTFSLTVQNPTNIYASKTVSGDFTPGGTVVYSIELSNYSEGTQYDNPGDEFTDTLPTSLSLVSATATSGEATADLGTNTVSWNGMIGYFVPSLTITITATINNNTDGQTVSNQGTVHYDGDNNGSNESTLLTDDPGTEGSQDPTVFTVNCAPTEFSLSNDGPLSCEKTSVLLTAYGAFSGSTYVFSAGATQSGGNTEETATVTTDGVYSVTATAPNGCTVSAQTTVTSSATLAAPTLTASALTTTNQPISVTASGCDGGTVNWQPQGGTGTANGSIYTFTQPGNYTLTATCSLSTCTSPASDPLELSIQTNGIGVTSVTTISCQLFDEAKGGYYVTFTPQFVGQTSAPISFSVVNEKLLTTDPPPYQLRLYTDNPVITLVATQAGNGEARYRYDWWASCQSGTTTNQPPTTSGIPNQDIVQGQAYRLDLTNYFSDPDGQSLLFSAQNLPTGLNLTGSVISGTPSATGVSPVSVTAVDPGGLSVNTSFQLTVNPESTAPGGFTIAGVSTVSCESLSATERRITFTPQYAGTSGSPISFSVAAEKSPTTDPGPYTLNLYTDNPTITLVAQQGEETATYLYNWLNECYVPGRQGATESATGLQVKVLGNPVEGKSAELEISGAAGQSVQVELVDQQGRVLLQSRIDKATQADRVSVPLGASKGALFIQVSTPTQRQQVKLLKP; this is encoded by the coding sequence ATGTATTATTTTTTACCCAGAGCCTGGTTCGCCTGTTTAGGTGGCCTGTTCGCCTTATGCTGGTCTATACTGGCCACAACAGCCCAGGGCCAGGGTTTTATTCCACAACAAGGAGGTTCTAATCCATTTAATGGGGTTACCAACCAACCACCGGGCGCTTCGCCTACGCTGGCCGATCTGGACGGCGATGGCGATCTGGATATGACCCTTGCCAACTCCGATGGCACTCTTCAGTATTATCGTAATATGGGCGGCAGTCCACCGGTATATGTTAAAGCTGACTGCCCCATCCAGCCGCCCAGTGGCGCGTCGGATAAAAACCTCAAATTTTCGTTTGGCGACATCGATGGCGACGGCGATCTGGATGCCCTCACGGGCAATAAGGACGGTCTGATTATACCCTATCTGAACAACGGATCGAAGACCAATCCGCTTTTTGCCCAAAAGACCAATCCACTTTTTGCCCAAACCTCGTCTAAACCGATTCGAACACTGCCCAGGGCGGCTCGTGCCAGTAGTGCTCAGGCCCAGTTAGAAGACATCCGGTATCCCGAAGAGGGCTATTCCTATGTCAGTCTGGCCGATTTCGACAAAGACGGAGACCTGGATCTCTTAATCATTACGGGTGTTGCTATCCATTATTGGCTTAATATTGGCACGGCAACACAGGCAGACTATCAGGAACTTACGGAATGCGATAATCCATTCTATGGTATTACCCGAAGTGGTAACTATTCGAACCCGATTGTAGGTGATCTGGATGGTGATGGCGATCTGGATGTAGCCTTGTCGGGCACGCCAATTCTGTATTACCGCAACATCGGCACTCCCCAAAGCCCCCGGTTTGTGCAGGTAATTGGCGATTCGAATCCGTTCAACGATCTTAATTTAGGATTTGGATCGCAACTGGAATTGGGCGATCTGGACGGCGACGGCGATCTGGATCTTATTGTTGGTCAGTATTCAGGGCCTGTTACTTACTATCAAAACGTACTTCAGATTACCCAGCAGCCTACCCCCGGCAATTTGGTTAGTTGTGCGGGCAATACGGTCAGTACCAGCGTACAGGCAACGGGCGTTCAGCCAATAACCTATCAATGGTACCGATACTCGCAAACAACCGATGTTCCGGTCGATGGCCAGACATCGCCAACGCTGACCTTAACCAACATTCAGCCCGAAGATGCAGGAGTCTACTACGTACTGGTAAGCGGGGGCGGGGGAAGCCTGTTCAGCGAAGCCTTCAACCTGATTGTCCAGAGCGCAACCATTACCCAGCAACCAGCCAGCAGCTCAACAGTAACCGCTGGTTCCGATGTGATGGTACCCGTCTCGGTTGGTGGCCCTATTTACAACTATCAATGGTATCAGAATGGCGACCCCGTTGCCGACCAGACATCGGCTACGCTTTCGCTAACCAGTGTTACCTCTGGGCAGGCTGGAGACTATGTACTGGTGGCAACCAGTTCCTGCAACAGCGTGACAACAACAACATTCTCCCTTACGGTACAGAATCCAACAAACATCTATGCTTCCAAAACGGTTTCGGGCGACTTTACTCCGGGCGGAACGGTAGTGTATAGTATCGAACTTTCCAATTATAGTGAGGGGACGCAATACGACAATCCGGGCGACGAGTTTACGGATACACTGCCAACGAGTTTAAGTCTGGTATCGGCCACCGCGACCAGTGGCGAAGCCACTGCCGACCTGGGCACCAATACTGTAAGCTGGAATGGTATGATTGGGTATTTTGTCCCTAGCCTTACCATCACCATCACGGCTACCATCAACAACAACACCGATGGGCAGACAGTCAGCAACCAGGGTACGGTTCATTATGACGGCGACAATAACGGCTCTAACGAATCCACCCTTCTGACCGACGATCCCGGTACCGAAGGTAGCCAGGACCCTACCGTTTTCACGGTCAACTGCGCTCCAACAGAATTTTCCCTGAGCAACGATGGGCCATTAAGCTGCGAGAAAACCAGTGTGCTCTTAACGGCCTACGGTGCCTTCAGTGGGAGTACCTATGTTTTCAGCGCGGGAGCCACTCAGTCTGGCGGAAACACGGAAGAAACCGCAACCGTAACAACGGATGGGGTATATAGTGTCACTGCCACGGCTCCTAACGGTTGTACAGTCAGTGCTCAAACCACCGTCACCAGCTCGGCTACGCTGGCAGCTCCTACCCTGACGGCCAGCGCACTGACAACTACCAACCAGCCTATTTCGGTTACGGCATCGGGCTGCGATGGTGGCACAGTCAACTGGCAGCCCCAGGGCGGCACAGGTACGGCCAACGGGTCCATTTATACCTTTACCCAGCCAGGCAACTACACCCTGACGGCAACCTGCTCACTCAGCACCTGCACCAGTCCTGCATCTGATCCGCTGGAGTTGAGCATTCAGACCAATGGCATTGGGGTGACATCGGTGACGACCATAAGCTGCCAGTTGTTCGACGAAGCCAAGGGCGGATATTACGTAACGTTCACCCCGCAGTTTGTGGGCCAGACTTCTGCTCCCATTTCCTTCTCGGTTGTTAACGAAAAACTACTCACAACCGATCCTCCTCCGTATCAGCTTCGTTTGTATACCGACAATCCGGTTATCACGCTGGTGGCTACGCAGGCAGGCAATGGCGAAGCCCGTTACCGCTACGACTGGTGGGCATCCTGTCAGTCGGGAACCACTACCAACCAGCCACCGACCACATCGGGGATTCCTAATCAGGACATTGTGCAAGGCCAGGCCTATCGGTTAGACCTAACCAATTACTTCAGCGATCCCGATGGGCAGTCGCTGCTTTTCTCAGCGCAGAACCTGCCAACGGGTCTGAACCTGACAGGAAGTGTGATCAGTGGAACGCCATCGGCTACGGGTGTATCGCCAGTCAGTGTCACAGCTGTCGATCCGGGTGGCCTGTCGGTAAATACGAGCTTCCAGCTAACCGTAAATCCAGAGTCGACGGCACCGGGCGGTTTCACCATTGCGGGTGTCTCGACGGTAAGTTGTGAATCCCTGAGCGCCACCGAGCGCCGGATTACGTTTACGCCACAGTATGCCGGAACATCGGGTAGCCCCATTAGCTTCTCGGTTGCAGCTGAAAAATCACCGACGACCGACCCAGGTCCGTATACCCTTAATTTGTATACCGATAATCCGACCATTACCCTGGTTGCTCAGCAAGGAGAAGAAACAGCTACTTATCTCTACAACTGGCTAAATGAATGCTATGTGCCGGGCCGACAGGGGGCAACCGAATCGGCTACTGGTTTGCAGGTAAAGGTGTTAGGAAACCCCGTTGAAGGCAAATCGGCCGAGCTTGAGATTAGTGGAGCAGCGGGCCAGTCGGTACAGGTCGAACTGGTCGACCAGCAGGGCCGGGTTCTGTTGCAAAGCCGAATCGACAAGGCTACGCAAGCCGACCGGGTAAGCGTACCACTGGGAGCCAGCAAAGGCGCGCTGTTTATACAGGTAAGCACCCCAACGCAGCGTCAGCAGGTTAAACTTCTGAAACCCTGA